A genomic stretch from Lathyrus oleraceus cultivar Zhongwan6 chromosome 2, CAAS_Psat_ZW6_1.0, whole genome shotgun sequence includes:
- the LOC127119676 gene encoding magnesium transporter MRS2-5 produces MYNAMEETQGEFYASDLPEYDFNRQGNHRTGITGLKKRGHVSRSWIKIDQDGNSEVVTLDKATIMRDCSLPSRDLRLLDPMFIYPSSILGREMAIVVNLEQIRCIITADEVILMNSLDGTVGRYRSQLCNRLRKEKSDDLPFEFRALELALELTCTSLDAQVNELEMEIYPVLDELASSISTLLLERVRRFKGHLLALTQRVQKVRDEIEHLMDDDGDMAEMCLTEKRRRSDAYPSSDFNLSRTSSGKVISKSDSTSPEQSLSGLQMLRRTFSSSIGNSSKYGSSTSSSDNGERIQPLEMLLEAYFIVIDNTLNTLSSLKEYIDDTEDFLNIKLGNIQNLLIKFEMLLTAATLVAAIFTAVAGVFGMNFQTSVFDYSSGFNWVLVITGIGCVALYFSLLSYFRYKKVLPE; encoded by the exons ATGTACAATGCAATGGAAGAAACACAAGGCGAGTTTTATGCTTCCGATTTACCCGAGTATGATTTCAACAGACAAGGGAATCATAGGACTGGTATAACAGGTCTGAAGAAGAGAGGTCATGTGAGTCGGTCTTGGATAAAAATTGATCAGGATGGAAACTCCGAGGTTGTGACGCTTGACAAGGCTACTATTATGAGAGATTGCTCGTTGCCTTCTAGAGATCTTCGATTGTTGGATCCCATGTTCATTTATCCCTCTTCCATTTTAGGAAGGGAGATGGCTATTGTTGTCAACCTTGAGCAAATCAGGTGTATAATCACTGCGGATGAAGTAATTCTCATGAATTCACTGGATGGTACTGTTGGTCGGTACAGGTCACAATTATGCAATCGGCTCAGGAAAGAAAAGTCTG ATGATCTTCCCTTTGAATTTCGGGCATTGGAGTTGGCTCTGGAATTGACATGCACATCTTTAGATGCACAG GTGAATGAATTAGAGATGGAAATTTATCCCGTGCTAGATGAACTAGCCTCATCTATCAGTACTCTCCTTCTGGAACGTGTTCGAAGATTCAAAGGTCACCTTCTTGCTTTGACTCAGCGAGTTCAGAAG GTTCGTGATGAAATAGAACATCTCATGGATGACGATGGTGACATGGCTGAGATGTGCCTGACTGAGAAAAGGAGAAGATCGGATGCCTACCCTTCAAGTGATTTTAATCTAAGCCGTACATCATCAGGCAAAGTGATTTCGAAATCAGATTCTACTTCACCTGAGCAGTCACTGAGTGGCTTACAGATGTTGCGTAGGACTTTCAGCAGCAGTATCGGAAATTCAAGTAAATATGGTAGTTCAACAAGTTCATCTGATAATGGAGAGAGGATTCAGCCACTGGAGATGTTGCTGGAAGCATACTTTATCGTCATTGATAATACTCTCAATACATTATCGTCG CTCAAAGAATACATAGACGACACTGAAGATTTTCTCAACATAAAACTG GGAAATATCCAAAACCTCCTAATAAAGTTTGAGATGCTTCTTACAGCGGCAACATTGGTGGCTGCAATATTTACTGCCGTGGCAGGAGTATTTGGAATGAACTTTCAAACCTCAGTTTTTGACTACTCATCTGGATTCAACTGGGTTTTAGTAATTACTGGAATTGGTTGTGTAGCATTGTATTTCTCCTTACTATCCTATTTTAGATACAAAAAAGTGCTTCCAGAATAA